The Stenotrophomonas indicatrix DNA segment GGGCATGCAGCTGTTGAGCCGCACCACGCGACGGCAGCACATGACCGCTTTCGGTGAGGCCTACTACGGCCGCTGCAAGGAGATCCTGCGCCTGGTGGAAGAAACGGATGCGCAGGCCCAGCATCACCATCTGGCACCGGCGGGCAAGCTGCGGATCAGTGCACCGGTGATCTTCGGCACGCATGCGCTGGTGCCGGCACTATCGACCTACATGGACCGCTACCCCGAGGTCAGTGTCGAACTGGTGCTGGCCGATCGCGTGGTCGAACTGGCCGATGAGGGATTCGAGGCCGCGATCCGCATCGGCACGCTTGCCGACACCACGCATCTGGTGGCGCGTCCGCTCAGCCCCTATCGGCTGACCTTGTGCGCATCACCGGCCTATCTCGCACGGCATGGCACGCCGCACAGCGTGCAAGCGCTGCAACAGCATCAATGCCTGTCGCTGGATCCGGCTGCGCTGTCGCATTGGCTTGGCAACGAGGCAGCGTCGGCGGGGCAGCCGCCCTCAGCACGCCTGCAAATCAACAACGGCGAAGCGTTGCGGCTGGCCGCGCTGCAGGGCCTGGGCATCATCCTGCAGTCGAGCCTGCTGCTGGCAGCGGACATCGCTGCGGGTGGCCTGGTCCCGTTGCTGCCGGAACATGGCCGGCACGGTCGGCCCATGCACGTGGTCTATCCGCACGACCGTTATCACTCGACCCGGCTGCGCAGCTTCGTGGATTTCCTGGTCGAGCGGTTTCCCGGTGAAGCAGCTGACCGTCGCAGCTAGCCAAAGCTGATGCCCATAAAAAAACCCCCTCCCCGCTGGGCAGTCGGGGAAGGGGTCTCAGGGTACGGCTATCGGGAAGTACTTAGATCAGCGGTGCCGGCGTTGCCGGAAGGGCCACCGGGGCGGCCTTCTTCTTGCGGGCGGCCGGCTTGCGCTTGGCAACCTTCTTGGCAGCCTTCTTCGGGGCAGCCTTCTTGGTGGCCTTCTTCGCAGTCTTCTTCACCGCCTTCTTGGCGGTCTTCTTTACCGCCTTCTTCACTGCCTTCTTGGCGACCTTCTTGGCCGGCTTGCGGGCAGTAGCTTTCTTGGCGGTCTTCTTTACGGCCTTCTTGGCAGTCTTCTTGGTGGCCTTCTTGGCTACCTTCTTGACGGCCTTCTTCGCGGTCTTCTTTACGGCCTTCTTGGCAGTGGACTTCTTGGCTACCTTCTTCGCAGCCTTCTTCACTGTCTTCTTCGCCGTGGCCTTCTTGGCGACCTTCTTGGCAGCCTTCTTCACTGCCTTCTTGGCCGTCGCCTTCTTCGCGACCTTCTTCACTGCCTTCTTGGCAGCGGCCTTCTTGGCGACCTTCTTCACCGCTTTCTTGGCGGCAGGCTTTTTCTTCGCAGCTTTCTTGGTTGCCATGGTGATGGCTCCTCGTCAGTGATAGGGAGTTGAAACGCCCAGGTGGATCAAACCCGCCCATGCTGCGTGCGGGGACCGCCGGCGCGTCAGGCGCGCCGTTACGGATGCGGTGATGCCCGCCACGATCGGCGGAGCAGGCATCGGAACAGGGGTCGCCTTGCATTTCTCCGGGGGAAGCGGGGCCATGTCCACCGTCGTCAGGATCGCGGTGGTCTTCGAGGGGCTGCTTCGCATCGGACGATTGATTCTGCGCACTCGGTTTGGCAGGCAAGGTCTGCTGAGGCGAAACCTAATCACGGTTTTTTTTACTGTCAACAACCCCCGCGAAAAATTTTCACATCCGCCGCGTCCCGGGAGCCCTTCCTGCGCCTGCCGCTGCGCCTTCGCGAGCGCCAGCAAACACTGCATCGCGCAGCGCCGCCGCCATCAGCTGCGCACGATCATCGAAGAAAAAACACTTGAAATAGGCACTCTGCGTCATGCACAGGGAGGAGATGGAACATCGCACGGCGACGTGGTCGTGCATGGCGACGCACTCGCCAACGCCAGCACAACGGACCTGCAACAAGGCCAAAAACTTTTCACATCCGGGCGCGCCGCCGCGGGGGTGGAAACGCGGATTTGCGCAAAACTGCGCACGCCTTTTGGCCGCGCTCAACACCGGCTGATGCCATGGCGATGGCATGCGGCGAACCGGTCGGCATAAGTTCGACGCGTCCTCCGAAACGAAAACGGCCACCCGAGGGTGGCCGTCTTCGTACCGGGGAAGCAACGACTCAGTGCTCTTCGTCTTCCAGGCCTTCGGCGTACGCGTCCGGGTCCAGCAGCTCGTTGAGCTCTTCGCTGTTGGACACTTCGACCACGAACATCCAGCCGTCGCCGTAGGCGTCTTCGTTGATGGTTTCCGGCTTGTCGGCCAGCGCCGAGTTGACCTCGACGATGGTGCCGCTGATCGGGCTGTAGACGTCGGAGGCGGCCTTCACCGACTCCACGACCGCGATCTGCTCGTTGGCCTTGGCGGTCGTGCCGACTTCCGGCAGCTCGACGTAGACCAGGTCACCCAGCAGGCCCTGAGCGTGGTCGGAAATACCGACGGTCACGCGGCCATTGCCTTCGACACGGGCCCACTCATGGGACTTGAGGAACTTGAGGTCGCCGGGGATCTCGCTCATGGGACTGCTCCAGAGATATGCAGGGGGTGGAAAAAACGGGGCTAGTGTAACCAACCGGCCGCCACTGCTGGCAGTGACGACCGGCACGTTTGGATCACGCGTCGGTGAGCACGCCGGGCTGGGCCTGGCCTTCGCGCACGAACGGGAACTTGACCACCCGCACCGGCACCTGACGGCCGCGGATGTCGACGGTGACCTGACCGAGTTCACCGGCCGGTACGCGCGCGAATGCGATGCCCTTGGCCAGGGTCGGCGAGAAGGTGCCGGACAGGATCTCGCCCTGGCCGCCGGCCGTGGTGACCGCTTGGCCATGGCGCAGCACGCCCTTCTCATCCATTACCAGGCCGATCATCTGACGGGCGTTGCCGGCGGCCTTCTGCGCCTCCAGCACGTCGCGGCCGATGAAGTCACGGCCTTCGTCCAGCGACACCGTCCAGGCCAGCGCCGCTTCGTACGGGCTGATCGCTTCGTCCATGTCCTGGCCGTACAGATTCATGCCGGCTTCCAGGCGCAGGGTATCGCGCGCGCCGAGACCGGCCGGCTTCACGCCGGCAGCAAGCAGGCGGTTCCAGAACGCGACCACGGCATCCTGCGGCAGCAGGATCTCGAAACCGTCTTCGCCGGTGTAGCCGGTGCGGGCGACGAACAGTTCAACGCCGTCGTCGGACTGCGCCTGCAGCGCGGCGAAACGGCCGAGCTTGCCCAGCGACTCACGGTCGGCTTCGCGGGCCAGGCCGATGACGATGTCGCGCGCCTGCGGACCCTGCACGGCGAGGATTGCCAGGTCCGGCCGCTGCTCGACCGAAACGTTGAACGGCGCAGCCTGCTCGCGCAGCCACGCCAGATCCTTCTCGCGGGTGGAGGCATTGACCACCATGCGGAAGAAGTCTTCGCCCAGGTAATAGACGATCAGGTCGTCGATGACGCCGCCCTGCGGATTCAGCATGCACGAGTACAACGCCTTGCCGGTGATCTTGAGCTTGTCGACCGAGTTGGCCAGCAGGCGGCGCAGGAACGGCTTGACCTGGTCGCCGCGCAGGTCGACCACGGTCATGTGGCTGACGTCGAACACGCCCGACTCACGACGCACCAGGTGGTGCTCGTCCAGCTGCGAGCCGTAGTGGATGGGCATGTCCCAACCCCCGAAATCGACCATCTTGGCGCCAAGGGCGCGGTGGGTATCGTTGAGCAGCGTCTTCTGGGTCATGACCGGGTCCGGCAGCAGAGGAAACAAGAACGCGCATTATCCCAGATCGGTCGGTCGCAGGTCGCGCCGCAGCGCAGCGGGGGATGGTCGGTTGTGGCCGGCCGGCGGCCGGCGGGCGCTTTCTACAAGCCAGGCAACGGCAACGGCCAAAGCGCATCGGCTCGGCGACGTCTGTGGGCTGGTGGGGCGATGTGGGGTTGCGGGACACGCCGCAAGTACGTCCGTGTAGGCTCGTAGGCGCCATCCATGGCGCCTGCGGTCCCTCCACCCCACACCGCCCCACCCCGACAGGTTCCCGGTGACGGGACGGAAGGCAAGAGCGGTTGTGGATGTCGATACATATATGGAGAGAAGGGTCGGAGCCCTTTCCTGCGGAAAGGGATCCGACCCCGGGCACACAGAGCGCAGCGACCGCGTTTGCTTCCCGCTTTTAATTTCTTTTCCGTGGTCTGGACGCGCACGGAAACTGTCGGGGGTCGGGCGGGTGGGCTGGGCAGGGGTGTCCGCGGCATGGATGGCGCGGCCAAGCCTACAACGACGTACTTGCGGCGCCCCCTGCACAGCCCACCCGCCCGACCCAACCCAGCATCTGCCTCAGCGAACACCCACGAGGGGCTGCGCCGTTTGCTGGAAAAACTCAGCCGGCCGCTTCGACCACCAGCGCACTGCCCTGCACCGCCACCACCCGCACCAGCGTGCCGGCCGGCAGCTCCGGTCCACTCACCTGCCACGACGCGTCATCGATGCTGACCCTGCCCTGCCCGCCGACGATGGCCTGCTGCAATGGCACCACCCGCCCGATCAGTTGTTCAGCGCGACGGTTCAGCAGCGGCGCGTCGCTCTGCCGCGCACGCGGCTTGCCCCAGTGCCGGTAGCACTGGATGGACAGCACGCTCAGCACCACGAAGGCGATTACCTGCCACAGCACCGGAATATCGGCGAACGCCGCTACCAGCGCGAACACCGCCGCCGCACCGATGCCGATCCACAGCATGAACGCACCGGGCGCCAGCGCTTCGGCGGCGAACAGCAGCAAGGCCAACGCGCCCCAGGCAACGACTTCCCAGCGCATGTCAGCCTCCGATCGGTGGCGGCCGCTTTGCCTGCGGCCGGGTTTCCTGGTTGGACAGGGCCTGCTTGGCCAGCTCGGCCACGCCGGCGATCGAACCAATCACGCCGCTGGCCTCCATCGGCATCAGCACCAGCTTCTGGTTCGGCGATGTGGCCAGTTCCTTGAACGCTTCCACATACTTCTGGGCGATGAAGTAGTTGATGGCCTGGACGTCGCCGTCGGCGATCGCCGCCGACACCACCTGGGTCGCCTTGGCTTCGGCTTCGGCCAGGCGCTCGCGGGCTTCGGCGTCGCGGAACGCGGCCTCGCGCCGCCCCTCTGCTTCCAGCACCGTGGCCTGCTTCTCGCCTTCGGCACGCAGGATCTCGGACTGCCGCGAACCTTCCGCCTCGAGGATCTGCGCGCGCTTCTCGCGCTCGGCCTTCATCTGCCGTGCCATCGCATCAAGCAGGTCGCGCGGCGGCTGGATGTCGCGGATCTCGATGCGGTTGACCTTCACGCCCCAGGGATTGGTCGCCTGGTCGACCACGCTGAGCAGCTTGGCGTTGATCACCTCGCGCTGGCTGAGTGATTCATCCAGGTCCATCGAGCCGATCACGGTACGGATGTTGGTCTGCACCAGGGCGATCATCGCCACTTCCAGCACGGACACCTCGTAGGCGGCCTTGGCCGCGTCCAGTACCTGGAAGAACACCACGCCATCAACGCGCACGGCGGCGTTGTCCTTGGTGATCACTTCCTGGCCGGGCACGTCCAGCACCTGTTCCATCATGTTCACCTTGCGCCCCACCCCGTAGACGATCGGGATCAGGAAATGCAGGCCGGGCGACATGGTGTGGGTGTAACGGCCGAACCGCTCGACGGTCCATTCATAGCCCTGTGGCACCATCCGCACCGCCTTGAACAGGATGACCACGGCCACGAAGGCCAGTACCGCGCTGAAGAACATGGTCGGGAACATCGCGCTTTCCTTATGGGAGACGTCCGGAGCCCAGCATAGCGCGTGGATGCAGGCGATGCGGGTACCGCACGTTCCAGCCGAAAGCAGCCGAGCGTGGCCCGGCACTACAGGATGAACCCGGTCAGATCCGGGTCGTGGCCAGGAAGCGCTCGCGGTCCTGCTGGGTCTGCCGGCGGATCTCGGCCAGCGCCTGGCTTTCGGTCGCCTCCAGCATCGCCTCGAACAGGCGCTGGAAGTGATGACGCATCGCATTGCGTGCCGCGACCGGATCGCGCGCGCGCAGACCTTCAAAGATCGCCATGTGCTCGTCGGCGCGGCTGGCACCATCGTCATGGCACACCCGGGCATAGACCTCGGTCACCCGCGGCAGCTCGCTGCGCATGCGCCAGATCTGCTGCACCAGATACTCGACCACCGGATTGCCCGACAGGCGGGCGATGGCCAGGTGGAAGCGGCGGTCGTAGTCGCCGGCCTCCTCATCGGTGAGGTCACGCCGGCACAGTGCTTCGGCCAGTACCTGCAGCTCGGCGATGCCAGCCTCATCGATATTGCTTGCCGCCAGCGCAGCGGCTTCCGCCTCGAACACGGCACGCGCCGCGGTCAGGTCGAAGGCGCTGATGTCGGGCAATCCACCGACGGCCTGTGCCGGGCGCGGTTTCACATAGACACCCGAGCCGATACGGATCGCGATCCAGCCCTGTGCTTCCAGGGCGATTTCCGCCTCGCGGATGGTGACCCGGCTGACGCCGAAGCGTTCGGCAAGTTCACGTTCGCCCGGCAGGCGCGAACCCGACGGATATTCGCCATCTTCGATCAGCTTGCGGAGCTTGGCGGCGATGGTCTGGTAAAGACGGTTGGCGGACATGCGGCTGACCCTTGGCGGTTCCCTCCGGGCCCGTCCCCGGCCACCGGGCACGGTGCGGGTCCGGTTGGAGCGACGGCGCGACCATTGGCCGCGCCGCCCTGTTCAGAACTTGTATCGTACACCGAAATACGCGCGCCGCCCGTAGCTCACCACCTCGCGGAAATTCCCGTAAAGCGGTTGGTATGCCACACGCGGTTCGTCGGTCAGGTTCATCAGTTCCAGCGACAACGACAGCTGCTTGCTCACCTGGTAGCGAAGGCGCAGGTCGACGCTGGTGTTGTCATCGTAATAGCGGTTCTGCTGCGCCGTGTTGCCGGTGAAGTCCTGGTAGTAGTGCGAACGGAACTTGCCGATGGCCTGGATGTTGAAGCGGCCCACATCCCAGTAGAGGGAACCGGACAGCACGTGCCGCGAGAATCCGCTCAGGCCGGCTGGCGGCACGATGGCCGGAATGATCGATCCATCGGCGGCCAACTGCTCGCCCAACCGCGAATCCTGGGTCTGGTAGTCGGCGTCGGCATAGTTGTAGCTGACCTTGAAGCCGAGGCCATCGAACGGCTTGGGCAGGTACGAGAACCGGTGGGTGGCACTGAGCTCGATACCGGTCAGGGTGCTGTCCTCATCGGTGGTCACCTGCTGGCGCACCGGCACGGTCACCGTCTGTCCGTTGAGGGTGTAGGTTTCCGGCACCAGCGCGGTGGCGGTGCCGCCGTTGAACTGCTTCCAGTACACCGCACCGGCCAGCAGCGTGTCCGGGTTTGCATACCACTCCAGCGAGACATCGCCGTTCCAGGACATCAGCGGCTGTGCGGCCGGATTGCCGCTGGCACTGATGTCGTCCAGCGCGTCGGCCAGGCCGGTATAGGTGGCATCGCTGCTGACATTGATGGTTCGACCGGCACCGAGTGCAGCGATATCCGGCCGCGACATCGCCCGGTACGCCCCCACCCGCAGCAGCAGGTCCGGCTTCAGCTCGAAGGCGGCATTCAGGCTTGGCAGCAGCTTGTCGTTGCCCGACTTGAACACCTGGGTGGTGAAATCACCCGTGGGCTGCAGGCGGATCGTGCCGTCGCCGTTGTCGATGATCGCCAGGTCGGTGCGCACACCTTCCGAGCGCACGTCGGTCTTGACCCAGCGCAGGCCGACATTGCCGGTGACCGGCAGCCCGAACAGCGTGCTGCTGAACTCGCCCATCAGGTACAGCGCGCGGGTTTTCTCGGTCACATCGACGTTGTTCGGATCCTGGAAATCCGGGTCCAGGCCGCTGGCGCTGGTGCCGCGGAAGGACTCATAAAGGCAGCTCGGATCGAAGTACGCCCACGAGGAGATCGTGTTGCCGCTGGCCGCATCCATGAAGTCGTCCTGCGGGAACGGTGCACGACAGGCACGGTTGGCGGCGATGATCTTCGCCTTGTCGGCCGCTACGCGCTGGTCGTAGTCGGTCACCAGGGTGTTGTCGCGCAGGCGGTAGTCGGCTTGGCTGGCGCGCACGCCGCCCTTGATGCGGGTGAAGAAGCCGGACTCGGGCATGAAGCTGGCATCAAAGCGGCCAGCCTTGATCTTGTGGTCATTCTCGGTCGCGCTGGAGGTCACCCTTGCCGCACCGGTGTAGGCATCCCAGTTGTTCGGGTCGAAGTTCGGCGCCAGCGCCACGCTCGGCACCTCGCCATGCCAGTCCCAGTCGTAGTCGACATAACCGGTGGCGCCGCTGCTGATGCCCGGCACGACGGCGTTGTTGACGTCGCGCTGGTTGGCGCGCAGCCGGGTCATGCGCTCGCTGTCCAGGCGGTTGGTATGCGAATAGGAAAGATCGGTGGACAGTTCCCAGGCCGGGCTCGGGCGCAGGATCAGGTTGAGGCCGCCACCGGTGTACTCCTCGCCACGCCAGTAGCGGTTGGAGGTCGAATCGATGGAGGTGCTGCCATGCAGGTGACGGACGATACCGTCCTCGTCCACCTCGCGCTGGGTGATGCCGCGACGTGCGTTGGACAGGCTCAGGTCGCTGCGGTTCTCGTCCCAGTTGCGCTCGGTATGCTCGAAATCGAGGTTGACCTCGACCACGTCGTTGGGCCGCCACTGGATCGCCGCGAATTCGCTCTGGCGATCATTGCGTTCCTGCTTCAGGCGATAGATGCGGCTGCTTGGCACCAGGTAATAGGGGGCGCCGTTGGCGATGGCCTGCGCGCTGACTTCACTGCAGTTGGCATTGGCCACGTTCTGCCTGCCATCGCAGGCATACCAGGTGGAGCCGCTGGTGATGCTCTCCTCCGGATCGGTGCCCTCAAGCCGCTGGACGCCCAGCGAGATGCCGAGCTTCTGGCCGTTGCCGAATTCGAACTGGTCGATGTAGCTGGCGGTACCGCGATAGCCGATGCCATCGTCGTCGCGGTACTTCTTGTCATACTCGGCCCAGCTGCCGCGCAGATCGATCTGCGCCGAGCGCTTGCCGTACTCCAGCGGCTTCACCGTTTCCAGCCCGATGGTGCCGGCGACACCGCCTTCGATGATGTCGGCGCGCTGGGTCTTGTAGATCGCCACCGTATTGATCAGCTCGGCCGGGAACATGTTGAAGTTCACCGAACGATCGCCGCTGCCGTTGGTGATCTCGCGGCCATTGAAGTTGGTGCTGCTGAGGAATGCGCCGAGACCACGGATCGAGATTTCCGACGCGCCGGTCTTGTCGCGGGTCGAGGCGGCACCGGTCAGCGTTTCGATCGCATCGGCCAGCGATGGCGCGGGCAGGTCACCGATGTCATCTGCCGACAACACATCGGCGATCACCGTGTCGTCGCGTTTCTTGTTGATCGAACTCTGCATCGACTCGCGGATGCCGGTGACCTGGACCTGGTCCAGGGTGGTGGCGTCCTGCCCGGAACCGGTCGCGGCAGACTGCGCCTGTACGGCCGGCGAAGCGGCCAGCGCAGCGAGCAGTGCCACGATCAGTGGTGTGGGTGACAACGGTGTACGACGTACAACTCCGGCAGGTTGCCGCATGGTTTTCCTCCTCCCAAAGGATCGCCCGGACGGTAGGCGTGGAACGCAGCTTCGACACGTCGACACAGAAATGTCAACCAACTGGACTGGATTTTTCGTAATACCTTTGATTCAGACCGGTTGTTAGCCATTTCATGTGCTGGTGCAGCATGACTTTGCGCGCAACGTGGCTTACAACACACCCAACAAGTGGTATGCACACCCACTCTGAAACCACGGCATTGCCGTCTCTGGAAGGACTTCATGCGCACTCAATCGACTTCGCACCGCCTTTCGAAATCCGCCCTTGGATATTGCCTGGCAATTGGGCTGGCAACATGCCTGACCAGTTCACCAGCAACGGCTGCCAGCTGGTTCGTCCACGACGCCAGCGAGTTCGCCACCGCCGCTGCCGCCCTGCAACCCGGCGATGAGATCGTGCTGGCCGATGGCACCTGGACCGACGCGCGCCTGCTGCTGAAGGGCCAGGGCACAGCCGCCGCTCCGATCGTGCTGCGCGCGCAGACACCGGGCAAGGTGATCCTCAGCGGGGCGTCGGACCTGCGTCTGGCCGGCAGCTACCTGCAGGTCTCCAACCTGGTGTTCCGCAACGGCTACACGCCGGGCGACGCCGTGGTGGCCTTCCGCGAGTCGAGCAAGGCGGTGGCCAGCCACAGCCGCGTCACCGGCCTGGTCATCGACGACTACAGCAATCCCGATGGCAGCGACCAGGACTACTGGGTGTCGCTGTACGGCAGCAACAACCGCCTCGACCACAGCCAGCTGCGTGGCAAGACCAATGCCGGCCCGACGGTGGTGGTGGTGCGCGATGCCACCCAGGGCCTGGACAACCAGCACCGCATCGACCACAACTGGTTCGGCCCGCGCCCTGCGCTGGGCGTCAATGGCGGCGAGACGATCCGGGTCGGCACCAGCGACACCTCGCTGAGCGATTCCAACAGCACTGTCGAGAACAACTGGTTCGAAGGGTGCGATGGCGAGACCGAGATCGTCTCCAACAAGTCCGGCGGCAATACCTTCCGCGGCAACGTGTTCTATCGTTCGGCCGGTGCGCTGACCCTGCGCCATGGCAACGGCAACCGGGTGATCGACAATCTCTTCCTCGGCGACGACAAGGCCGGCACCGGCGGGGTGCGCATCATCAACGCCAACCAGACCGTCAGCAACAACTACTTCGAACGGCTGGCCGGCTCCAGCAACCGTTCGGCGTTGGCGGTGATGGATGCACAGGCCAATCCGCCGCTGTCCGGCTATGCGCCGGTGGTCAATGCGACGATCAGCCGCAACACCTTTGTCGACGTGGCGAAGATCAGCTTCGGCGTGGGCCATGACGAGGCCAAGGGGATCGTGGTCGCCGCCAGCAACAGCCACTTCAGCGGCAACCTGATCGTCAACCGCACCAGCAGGAATCCACCGAATGCGGCCAGTTCGCTGGCCGGCATCGCCTTCAGCAACAACGTGCAGTCGCCGCAGGCCAGCAGCGTATTCCCGGGCGGGGTGAGCAGCGCCAGCATCGCCCTGCAGCAGGCCGCCAGCGGTCTGTGGGTGCCGGCAACGCCCCTGCCCACCATCGGCGCCGATCCGGCGCTGGTGATGACCCCGCGCGAACAGACGGGGGTGGACTGGTATCCCAAGGTGGGCGAGGTTGCCCTGTCACGCACCAGCACCGGAGTTGATCGATGAGGTTGCAGCCGCTGTCCCTTTGTTCCCACCGCCTGGCGCTCGCCCTTGCCCTGGCCGCTCCCTTCGCCCTGATGCCGACGGCACCGCT contains these protein-coding regions:
- a CDS encoding FadR/GntR family transcriptional regulator, coding for MSANRLYQTIAAKLRKLIEDGEYPSGSRLPGERELAERFGVSRVTIREAEIALEAQGWIAIRIGSGVYVKPRPAQAVGGLPDISAFDLTAARAVFEAEAAALAASNIDEAGIAELQVLAEALCRRDLTDEEAGDYDRRFHLAIARLSGNPVVEYLVQQIWRMRSELPRVTEVYARVCHDDGASRADEHMAIFEGLRARDPVAARNAMRHHFQRLFEAMLEATESQALAEIRRQTQQDRERFLATTRI
- a CDS encoding polysaccharide lyase 6 family protein, which codes for MRTQSTSHRLSKSALGYCLAIGLATCLTSSPATAASWFVHDASEFATAAAALQPGDEIVLADGTWTDARLLLKGQGTAAAPIVLRAQTPGKVILSGASDLRLAGSYLQVSNLVFRNGYTPGDAVVAFRESSKAVASHSRVTGLVIDDYSNPDGSDQDYWVSLYGSNNRLDHSQLRGKTNAGPTVVVVRDATQGLDNQHRIDHNWFGPRPALGVNGGETIRVGTSDTSLSDSNSTVENNWFEGCDGETEIVSNKSGGNTFRGNVFYRSAGALTLRHGNGNRVIDNLFLGDDKAGTGGVRIINANQTVSNNYFERLAGSSNRSALAVMDAQANPPLSGYAPVVNATISRNTFVDVAKISFGVGHDEAKGIVVAASNSHFSGNLIVNRTSRNPPNAASSLAGIAFSNNVQSPQASSVFPGGVSSASIALQQAASGLWVPATPLPTIGADPALVMTPREQTGVDWYPKVGEVALSRTSTGVDR
- a CDS encoding TonB-dependent receptor; translation: MRQPAGVVRRTPLSPTPLIVALLAALAASPAVQAQSAATGSGQDATTLDQVQVTGIRESMQSSINKKRDDTVIADVLSADDIGDLPAPSLADAIETLTGAASTRDKTGASEISIRGLGAFLSSTNFNGREITNGSGDRSVNFNMFPAELINTVAIYKTQRADIIEGGVAGTIGLETVKPLEYGKRSAQIDLRGSWAEYDKKYRDDDGIGYRGTASYIDQFEFGNGQKLGISLGVQRLEGTDPEESITSGSTWYACDGRQNVANANCSEVSAQAIANGAPYYLVPSSRIYRLKQERNDRQSEFAAIQWRPNDVVEVNLDFEHTERNWDENRSDLSLSNARRGITQREVDEDGIVRHLHGSTSIDSTSNRYWRGEEYTGGGLNLILRPSPAWELSTDLSYSHTNRLDSERMTRLRANQRDVNNAVVPGISSGATGYVDYDWDWHGEVPSVALAPNFDPNNWDAYTGAARVTSSATENDHKIKAGRFDASFMPESGFFTRIKGGVRASQADYRLRDNTLVTDYDQRVAADKAKIIAANRACRAPFPQDDFMDAASGNTISSWAYFDPSCLYESFRGTSASGLDPDFQDPNNVDVTEKTRALYLMGEFSSTLFGLPVTGNVGLRWVKTDVRSEGVRTDLAIIDNGDGTIRLQPTGDFTTQVFKSGNDKLLPSLNAAFELKPDLLLRVGAYRAMSRPDIAALGAGRTINVSSDATYTGLADALDDISASGNPAAQPLMSWNGDVSLEWYANPDTLLAGAVYWKQFNGGTATALVPETYTLNGQTVTVPVRQQVTTDEDSTLTGIELSATHRFSYLPKPFDGLGFKVSYNYADADYQTQDSRLGEQLAADGSIIPAIVPPAGLSGFSRHVLSGSLYWDVGRFNIQAIGKFRSHYYQDFTGNTAQQNRYYDDNTSVDLRLRYQVSKQLSLSLELMNLTDEPRVAYQPLYGNFREVVSYGRRAYFGVRYKF
- the gcvH gene encoding glycine cleavage system protein GcvH, producing MSEIPGDLKFLKSHEWARVEGNGRVTVGISDHAQGLLGDLVYVELPEVGTTAKANEQIAVVESVKAASDVYSPISGTIVEVNSALADKPETINEDAYGDGWMFVVEVSNSEELNELLDPDAYAEGLEDEEH
- a CDS encoding SPFH domain-containing protein, translated to MFPTMFFSAVLAFVAVVILFKAVRMVPQGYEWTVERFGRYTHTMSPGLHFLIPIVYGVGRKVNMMEQVLDVPGQEVITKDNAAVRVDGVVFFQVLDAAKAAYEVSVLEVAMIALVQTNIRTVIGSMDLDESLSQREVINAKLLSVVDQATNPWGVKVNRIEIRDIQPPRDLLDAMARQMKAEREKRAQILEAEGSRQSEILRAEGEKQATVLEAEGRREAAFRDAEARERLAEAEAKATQVVSAAIADGDVQAINYFIAQKYVEAFKELATSPNQKLVLMPMEASGVIGSIAGVAELAKQALSNQETRPQAKRPPPIGG
- a CDS encoding NfeD family protein — protein: MRWEVVAWGALALLLFAAEALAPGAFMLWIGIGAAAVFALVAAFADIPVLWQVIAFVVLSVLSIQCYRHWGKPRARQSDAPLLNRRAEQLIGRVVPLQQAIVGGQGRVSIDDASWQVSGPELPAGTLVRVVAVQGSALVVEAAG
- the gcvT gene encoding glycine cleavage system aminomethyltransferase GcvT, producing the protein MTQKTLLNDTHRALGAKMVDFGGWDMPIHYGSQLDEHHLVRRESGVFDVSHMTVVDLRGDQVKPFLRRLLANSVDKLKITGKALYSCMLNPQGGVIDDLIVYYLGEDFFRMVVNASTREKDLAWLREQAAPFNVSVEQRPDLAILAVQGPQARDIVIGLAREADRESLGKLGRFAALQAQSDDGVELFVARTGYTGEDGFEILLPQDAVVAFWNRLLAAGVKPAGLGARDTLRLEAGMNLYGQDMDEAISPYEAALAWTVSLDEGRDFIGRDVLEAQKAAGNARQMIGLVMDEKGVLRHGQAVTTAGGQGEILSGTFSPTLAKGIAFARVPAGELGQVTVDIRGRQVPVRVVKFPFVREGQAQPGVLTDA
- a CDS encoding LysR family transcriptional regulator, translating into MNLLESMQVYVLAVEKGSLSAAASALDISATMAGKHLRALEERLGMQLLSRTTRRQHMTAFGEAYYGRCKEILRLVEETDAQAQHHHLAPAGKLRISAPVIFGTHALVPALSTYMDRYPEVSVELVLADRVVELADEGFEAAIRIGTLADTTHLVARPLSPYRLTLCASPAYLARHGTPHSVQALQQHQCLSLDPAALSHWLGNEAASAGQPPSARLQINNGEALRLAALQGLGIILQSSLLLAADIAAGGLVPLLPEHGRHGRPMHVVYPHDRYHSTRLRSFVDFLVERFPGEAADRRS